Proteins from a single region of Apium graveolens cultivar Ventura chromosome 7, ASM990537v1, whole genome shotgun sequence:
- the LOC141672194 gene encoding tRNA ligase 1-like has protein sequence MSVSRLFSSLKFGTFIPSPLLHQRKAVHMEKRWRKKPQARMSSSTAAETEDVSNRLREMSVAENSGELHASVSSSQFGTVGAIKHVPAQGVKSVWKPKSYGTVSGTPTIIAKDEGGSKTAIAEKSDTAASKFDGKLLEDFTVDKSTYSSAQIRATFYPKFENEKSDQEVRTRMIELVSKGLGTLEVSLKHSGSLFMYAGHEGGSYAKNSYGNIYTAVGLFVLGRTFQEAWGSHASKKQSEFSDYLERNRMCISMELVTAVLGDHGQRPLEDYGKVGWTRSCKVH, from the exons ATGTCTGTTTCTCGTTTATTCTCGTCTCTCAAATTCGGAACCTTCATTCCTTCTCCTCTACTCCATCAG AGAAAAGCTGTTCACATGGAGAAACGGTGGAGAAAGAAGCCACAAGCTAGAATGAGTTCATCTACAGCAGCAGAGACTGAGGATGTCAGCAACAGACTTCGTGAGATGAGTGTTGCTGAAAACAGTGGGGAGTTGCATGCTTCAGTCTCATCTTCACAGTTTGGAACTGTTGGTGCAATAAAGCATGTCCCTGCACAGGGTGTCAAGTCCGTTTGGAAGCCAAAATCTTATGGAACTGTAAGTGGAACACCAACAATAATTGCTAAAGATGAAGGTGGATCTAAAACAGCAATAGCTGAGAAAAGTGATACTGCTGCGAGTAAGTTTGATGGCAAGTTGTTGGAGGATTTTACCGTGGACAAGTCTACATACTCGAGTGCCCAGATAAGAGCAACCTTTTATCCCAAATTTGAAAACGAAAAGTCTGATCAAGAG GTTAGGACGAGGATGATTGAATTGGTCTCCAAAGGGCTGGGTACTCTAGAA GTTTCTCTAAAACACTCTGGATCGCTTTTTATGTATGCTGGTCATGAAGGTGGCTCATATGCCAAAAATAGTTATGGGAACAT TTACACTGCTGTCGGTCTTTTTGTTCTTGGGCGAACATTTCAAGAGGCATGGGGCAGCCATGCAAGCAAAAAGCAATCAGAATTCAGTGATTACCTTGAG AGGAATCGCATGTGCATATCTATGGAACTGGTGACTGCTGTTCTAGGAGATCATGGACAACGTCCTCTTGAAGATTACGGTAAGGTTGGGTGGACCAGGAGCTGTAAAGTTCATTGA